From a single Solanum dulcamara chromosome 4, daSolDulc1.2, whole genome shotgun sequence genomic region:
- the LOC129887680 gene encoding premnaspirodiene oxygenase-like, protein MQFFNLFSLFLFVFSLFLLIKWKNSNSKTKRLPPGPWKLPLLGSMFHLLGGLPHHVLRDLAKKYGSIMHLQLGEVSLVVVTSPDMAKQVLKTHDLAFADRPTLLAAEILFYNRIDIIFSPYGDYWRQMRKICLMELLSAKNVRSFCSIRQDEVRHMIDFFRSSNGEPVNVTKRIYQFASSMICRSAFGKVVKEQDELILLVKKGSHFLEGFDVADLFPSLKFLHVLIGMKGKIMNVHHEVDAILENIINEHKNSDELGGEGLLAALLRVMKEGGLQFPITNDNIKAVISDMFAGGTETSSTTTDWAMVQMMRNPRVLLKAQAEVRNAFREKETFDENDVEELKYLKLVIKETLRLHPPGPLLLPRECREELDINGYTIPLKTKVMVNAWAMGRDPKYWIDAESFKPERFEHSSIDFVDNNFEYLPFGSGRRICPGISFGLANVYYPLAQLLYHLDWKLPNGINPSDLNLTETAGLTCPRKSDLYLIATPYLPCSK, encoded by the exons ATGCAGTTCTTCAACCTCTTTTCCCTTTTCCTTTTTGTGTTTTCCCTCTTTTTGTTAATTAAATGGAAGAATTCCAATAGCAAAACCAAAAGATTGCCTCCAGGTCCATGGAAATTACCTTTACTTGGAAGCATGTTTCATTTGTTAGGTGGACTTCCACATCATGTCCTTAGAGACTTAGCCAAAAAATATGGTTCAATTATGCACCTTCAATTAGGTGAAGTTTCTCTAGTTGTTGTTACTTCTCCTGACATGGCCAAACAAGTCCTAAAAACTCATGACCTTGCTTTTGCAGACAGGCCCACACTTTTAGCTGCCGAGATTCTCTTTTATAACAGGATTGATATTATCTTTTCCCCCTATGGAGATTACTGGAGACAAATGCGTAAAATATGTCTAATGGAATTGCTTAGCGCCAAAAATGTTAGGTCATTCTGCTCTATTAGACAAGATGAAGTTCGTCATATGATTGATTTTTTTCGATCATCTAATGGTGAGCCAGTTAATGTAACAAAAAGGATTTATCAATTCGCGAGCTCTATGATATGTAGATCAGCATTTGGGAAAGTAGTCAAAGAGCAAGACGAACTTATACTACTCGTTAAAAAAGGGTCACactttttggaaggatttgatgTAGCTGATTTATTTCCATCACTAAAATTTCTTCATGTGTTAATTGGAATGAAGGGtaaaattatgaatgtccaCCATGAGGTAGATGCCATTCttgaaaatatcatcaatgagcACAAGAACAGTGATGAATTAGGAGGTGAAGGTTTACTTGCCGCATTGCTAAGAGTAATGAAAGAGGGAGGCCTTCAATTTCCAATCACCAATGACAACATCAAAGCTGTTATCTCT GATATGTTTGCTGGGGGAACAGAGACTTCATCAACAACAACTGATTGGGCCATGGTGCAAATGATGAGGAATCCAAGAGTACTCTTAAAAGCTCAAGCTGAGGTAAGAAACGCCTTCAGAGAAAAAGAAacttttgatgaaaatgatgtcGAAGAATTAAAATACCTAAAGTTAGTCATTAAAGAAACTTTGAGACTCCATCCACCCGGGCCCCTTTTGCTCCCAAGGGAATGTAGGGAAGAACTAGACATAAATGGTTATACTATTCCTTTGAAAACAAAAGTTATGGTTAATGCATGGGCTATGGGAAGAGATCCAAAATATTGGATTGACGCAGAAAGCTTTAAACCTGAAAGATTTGAGCATAGCTCTATTGATTTTGTTgataataattttgaatatcttCCTTTCGGTAGTGGAAGAAGGATTTGTCCTGGAATATCATTTGGTTTAGCTAATGTTTATTATCCACTTGCTCAATTGCTTTATCACCTTGATTGGAAACTTCCAAATGGAATCAATCCAAGTGATTTGAATTTGACTGAGACTGCTGGATTAACTTGTCCTAGAAAAAGTGACCTATATTTGATCGCGACTCCTTATCTACCTTGTTCAAAGTGA